From the genome of Vicia villosa cultivar HV-30 ecotype Madison, WI linkage group LG2, Vvil1.0, whole genome shotgun sequence, one region includes:
- the LOC131653464 gene encoding probable hexosyltransferase MUCI70 has product MTGVSLGLRTGSYGSLQLIQNGNGLQLPVLVRRPSKALLYNPKEKERGCPYICRHLGRGRVAMLLMLLFGLFIFVFGCFTLYKGGNITSEIENTRSHAISSYDFLGLDETIEPKLMDSSSSRKTPVTSRHKSTFRDHPVSHLRSSYNLKGKIGSSFTAGHYCDHFAYPPPPADRRRTGPRPCPVCYMPVEKAIDSMPSSPSESPILHTLTYAHDENMFPIEPEGGSDFGGYPTLEERDASFDIKETMKVHCGFVKGSRPGRQTGFDFDEEDLLELDQYHDIIVASAIFGNYDVIQQPRNISREARRNIPFYMFIDEETEMYMRNASILDSSRRVGLWRIIVVRNIPYADSRRNGKIPKLLLHRIFPNIRYSIWIDGKLELVVDPYQVLERFLWRPNATFAISRHYRRFDVFVEAEANKVAGKYENASIDRQVQFYQYHDGLTHYSRAKLPITSDVPEGCVIIREHIPITNLFTCLWFNEVDRFTSRDQLSFSTVRDKIMAKVDWSIDMFLDCERRNFVIQAYHRDVLENMPPPPVIISRFNPPSSYTTNKPLMKKNPRRGRGDRRSGSRRHRKVVDNFLMNSGF; this is encoded by the exons atgACTGGAGTGTCATTGGGCCTACGAACAGGTAGCTATGGTTCTCTGCAGTTGATTCAAAATGGAAACGGTTTGCAGCTTCCTGTGCTTGTTCGTAGACCTTCAAAGGCGCTCCTTTATAACCCTAAAGAGAAAGAAAGGGGTTGCCCTTATATTTGTCGCCACCTCGGACGCGGCAGGGTTGCTATGCTTCTCATGCTTCTATTTGGTCTTTTCATTTTTGTCTTTGGTTGCTTTACACTTTACAAAG GTGGAAACATTACTAGTGAAATTGAAAATACACGATCTCATGCCATTAGTAGCTATGATTTTTTAGGCCTTGATGAAACAATAGAACCAAAGTTGATGGATAGTAGTTCTTCTAGAAAGACACCTGTAACAAGTAGGCATAAAAGTACATTCAGGGATCATCCTGTTTCCCATTTACGATCTTCATATaatttgaaaggaaaaataggatcTTCCTTTACTGCGGGACATTATTGTGACCATTTTGCATATCCTCCTCCACCGGCTGATAGAAGAAGAACTGGACCACGCC CATGTCCTGTATGCTATATGCCTGTGGAGAAAGCTATAGATAGTATGCCAAGTTCCCCATCAGAGTCTCCTATACTTCACACTCTCACATATGCGCATGATGAAAATATGTTTCCAATTGAACCAGAGGGTGGCTCTGATTTTGGTGGATACCCTACTCTGGAAGAAAGGGACGCTTCTTTTGATATAAAAGAGACCATGAAAGTGCATTGTGG ATTTGTCAAAGGAAGCAGACCTGGCCGCCAGACTGGGTTTGATTTTGATGAGGAAGATCTCTTAGAGTTGGATCAGTACCATGATATCATTGTTGCGTCTGCCATATTTG GAAACTATGATGTAATACAGCAGCCCAGGAACATCAGTAGAGAAGCAAGAAGAAACATTCCTTTCTATATGTTTATTGACGAAGAGACAGAAATGTATATGAGAAATGCTAGTATTTTGGATAGCAGCAGGAGAGTTGGATTGTGGAGAATCATTGTTGTCCGGAATATTCCATATGCTGATTCTAGGCGTAATGGAAAG ATTCCAAAACTTCTTCTTCACAGAATCTTCCCCAATATTCGATATTCAATTTGGATTGATGGGAAGCTTGAGCTCGTTGTTGACCCATATCAAGTTCTTGAAAG GTTCTTGTGGCGCCCAAATGCTACATTTGCTATTTCAAGACACTATAGACGCTTTGATGTCTTTGTCGAGGCTGAGGCTAATAAAGTAGCAGGAAAATATGAAAATGCTTCCATTGATCGTCAAGTCCAATTTTATCAATACCACGATGGTTTAACTCATTATTCTAGGGCTAAACTTCCCATAACTAGTG ATGTTCCTGAAGGTTGTGTTATCATTAGAGAACACATTCCAATTACAAATCTGTTTACCTGCTTATGGTTCAATGAAGTCGATCGCTTTACTTCCAGGGATCAATTAAGCTTTTCCACAGTAAGAGACAAAATAATGGCAAAAGTTGATTGGAGTATCGATATGTTTTTGGATTGTGAAAGGCGAAACTTTGTGATACAG GCTTACCATAGAGACGTATTGGAGAACATGCCTCCTCCTCCAGTCATAATCAGTCGTTTCAATCCACCTTCTTCCTATACTACTAACAAGCCACTGATGAAGAAGAATCCTAGGCGCGGAAGAGGAGATAGGAGATCAGGTTCTAGGCGTCATCGTAAAGTAGTAGACAATTTTCTTATGAACTCGGGGTTCTAA